One Succinivibrio dextrinosolvens DNA window includes the following coding sequences:
- a CDS encoding PDDEXK nuclease domain-containing protein, translating into MNLLDPTFTNILQIIKDSRENALRQVNTQLIIMYMSIGKVLSEQTKVASYGDDYMNRLSDYIQSQFPGIKGFTRRSLYRMKQFYEAYHTNEQLSDLITKLSWSSHILILSSCKTEEEREFYLRLSVKENYSKRQLERQIDTGYYERFMLSKGNLLPEPVKSKQSPFLDSYVIEFLNLPETFHENDFRKALVSNMKNFILELGGDFTFVGEEYPIQVGGEDYRIDLLFFHRSLRCLVAIELKVGKFKPEYISKMDFYLEGLDRQIKKNDENPSVGLLLCASKNDEVVEYAMSRTLSPMMVSEYKLKLPNKDILRQKLQELSDTPAIRDNSIIEYSKEKDIDD; encoded by the coding sequence ATGAACCTATTAGATCCGACTTTTACAAATATATTACAAATAATAAAAGACAGTCGTGAAAATGCCTTAAGACAGGTTAATACTCAACTTATAATCATGTACATGAGTATTGGAAAAGTTCTATCTGAACAGACTAAAGTCGCCAGTTACGGTGATGATTATATGAATAGGTTGTCGGATTATATTCAGTCACAGTTCCCAGGAATCAAGGGATTCACCAGACGAAGCCTTTACAGAATGAAACAGTTTTACGAGGCTTATCATACAAATGAACAATTATCAGATTTGATTACCAAATTGAGTTGGTCTAGCCATATTCTAATTTTGTCTAGTTGCAAAACAGAGGAAGAACGTGAATTTTATTTAAGACTCTCTGTTAAAGAAAATTACAGTAAACGTCAACTTGAACGACAGATTGATACTGGATATTACGAGCGTTTTATGCTGTCAAAGGGGAATTTACTACCAGAACCAGTAAAATCTAAACAGTCTCCGTTTTTAGACTCATATGTAATTGAGTTTCTGAATCTTCCAGAAACATTTCATGAAAACGATTTTAGAAAAGCCCTAGTTTCAAATATGAAAAACTTCATCCTGGAACTTGGAGGGGATTTTACCTTTGTTGGAGAAGAGTACCCTATTCAGGTTGGAGGTGAAGACTACAGGATTGATCTCCTGTTTTTCCACCGCAGCCTAAGATGTTTGGTTGCAATAGAACTAAAGGTAGGAAAATTCAAACCAGAGTACATATCAAAAATGGATTTCTACCTTGAGGGATTAGATAGGCAAATCAAGAAAAATGATGAAAATCCAAGCGTAGGCTTACTGCTATGTGCATCAAAGAATGATGAAGTTGTTGAATACGCAATGAGCAGAACGTTATCCCCTATGATGGTTTCAGAGTACAAACTAAAACTACCAAATAAGGATATCTTACGACAAAAATTACAGGAGCTTTCAGATACACCCGCTATCAGAGATAATTCAATAATTGAATACTCAAAAGAAAAAGACATAGATGATTAA
- the mobC gene encoding plasmid mobilization relaxosome protein MobC gives MEIIQKKRKQLSLNLGTYHEEWLKLSRQFQVRPATFAAALIRNAIEAHKLQLWDASDLKALADYLSSEEKKEFKVILRRDELAALDRFAGHMGISKTQAIRALIRYFTANEPQYTLDEADALEKSNGELRMIGVNLNQIAHKVNAIDIKRFNDYDAQTIKELLTRLINKTENLRGAILDHTKKVIALINRGRYHHDLITGERFYG, from the coding sequence ATGGAAATAATACAGAAGAAAAGGAAGCAGTTATCTCTCAATCTAGGAACTTATCATGAAGAATGGTTAAAGCTGTCAAGACAGTTTCAAGTTAGACCTGCAACCTTTGCTGCAGCTCTAATCAGAAATGCAATCGAAGCCCATAAACTACAGCTGTGGGATGCATCAGATCTTAAAGCCTTAGCAGATTACCTTTCATCAGAAGAGAAAAAGGAATTCAAAGTCATTCTCAGAAGAGATGAACTTGCTGCCTTAGATAGATTTGCTGGTCATATGGGAATATCAAAAACTCAGGCTATCAGAGCTTTAATACGATATTTTACGGCTAACGAACCTCAATATACGCTTGATGAAGCTGATGCTTTAGAAAAATCAAACGGAGAGCTCCGTATGATAGGAGTAAACCTCAATCAGATTGCACATAAGGTTAATGCAATAGATATTAAAAGATTTAATGACTATGACGCACAAACAATTAAGGAACTCTTAACTCGACTTATTAACAAAACAGAAAATTTAAGAGGAGCAATACTTGACCATACGAAAAAAGTCATAGCGCTTATAAATAGAGGTCGATACCATCATGATTTAATCACCGGTGAAAGATTCTACGGTTAA
- a CDS encoding tyrosine-type recombinase/integrase: MKKIITHKEFIKQIETALSKNKKTSINCGGNLFNEVSSKGLCTFYVRIRTSSLDTKKLLGRFPDLSLKEARDKANIELTRAKDENERQLQKSSKPTFGSYSSMWLSFFKVDPNSNDNSHKNNKRHDNLRASLKILKGLDSTPLDLINPKIVDSVLSKTDKTTGAKRIAIKALNQCLRSAVVDGIIDKNPCENMLNSQGLIAQRYRKPKLKGYAWVEAELLKDKFFSKLTNEPYIHKVFYTFVAMTSLRVGSASELRWTWIDFDNKVIHIPAEYMKMNREFDVPLSDFVASLLKRWEIQCIREENISPFVFYAKSSLQKPIRLIQVQDPVTNNTQKEVTLHGLRKTARTWMAKIGVPEMIAEYALSHEAKSSLVAVYNKYDYFKERITVMRLWNYFIYTQLPDEFKNLIDPPAQDFLNKCKSDLEDQLSKVALFKSEH; this comes from the coding sequence ATGAAAAAGATCATTACACATAAAGAATTTATTAAACAGATTGAAACCGCACTCTCTAAAAACAAGAAAACCAGTATTAACTGTGGCGGAAACCTCTTTAATGAGGTATCTTCCAAAGGATTATGTACATTTTACGTAAGAATCAGAACATCCAGTTTAGATACTAAAAAACTGTTGGGACGATTTCCTGATTTATCTCTAAAAGAAGCTCGTGATAAAGCCAATATAGAGTTAACCAGGGCAAAAGATGAGAATGAAAGGCAGCTGCAGAAATCTTCAAAACCAACATTTGGCTCGTATTCTTCAATGTGGCTGTCATTCTTTAAAGTTGATCCGAACAGCAATGACAACTCTCATAAAAATAACAAAAGACACGATAATCTTCGTGCATCACTAAAGATTCTAAAGGGCCTAGACTCAACTCCTTTAGATCTTATAAATCCTAAGATTGTTGATTCTGTTCTTTCCAAGACAGATAAAACAACCGGAGCAAAACGTATTGCAATCAAAGCATTAAATCAATGCCTCAGAAGCGCAGTGGTTGACGGCATCATTGATAAAAATCCATGTGAGAACATGCTGAACAGTCAAGGCTTGATCGCTCAGAGATATAGAAAACCTAAATTAAAAGGTTATGCCTGGGTTGAGGCTGAATTATTAAAGGATAAATTCTTCAGCAAGCTCACAAATGAGCCTTATATTCATAAGGTTTTCTACACTTTCGTTGCGATGACAAGCTTAAGAGTAGGCTCTGCTAGTGAATTAAGGTGGACCTGGATCGATTTCGATAACAAAGTCATACATATTCCTGCTGAATACATGAAAATGAATCGTGAATTTGATGTTCCGCTTTCTGATTTTGTGGCCTCCCTTCTGAAAAGATGGGAAATACAATGCATCAGAGAAGAAAATATAAGCCCATTTGTATTTTATGCAAAGAGTTCCCTGCAAAAACCAATAAGACTAATTCAGGTTCAGGATCCTGTTACCAACAATACTCAAAAGGAAGTCACCTTACATGGTCTAAGAAAAACTGCAAGAACATGGATGGCAAAAATTGGTGTACCTGAAATGATTGCAGAATATGCCCTGTCGCATGAAGCTAAATCCTCTCTGGTAGCAGTCTATAACAAATATGATTACTTTAAAGAGAGAATCACTGTTATGAGATTATGGAATTATTTCATTTATACACAGCTTCCTGATGAATTTAAAAATCTTATAGATCCTCCTGCTCAGGATTTTCTGAACAAATGCAAAAGTGATCTTGAAGATCAGTTAAGCAAGGTAGCTTTATTCAAATCTGAACATTAA
- a CDS encoding helix-turn-helix transcriptional regulator, translating into MANKTDKISTSPIQLLNENIFLNTIQIMRIFGITRATFNKWKKSKGFPEELYLTKRPLWKRDEILSWADSFNKSNPLWKLTETN; encoded by the coding sequence ATGGCAAATAAAACAGATAAAATTTCAACCTCTCCAATACAGCTTCTCAACGAAAACATCTTCTTGAATACCATTCAGATAATGAGAATCTTTGGTATCACCCGAGCAACATTCAATAAATGGAAAAAATCTAAGGGTTTTCCTGAGGAGCTTTATTTAACCAAGCGTCCGCTATGGAAGAGGGATGAAATCTTAAGTTGGGCAGATAGCTTCAATAAGAGCAATCCATTATGGAAACTGACAGAAACAAACTAG
- a CDS encoding helix-turn-helix domain-containing protein: MNFKDSELFVSKLLKVRPNTNFEDEDDLEAAFFICIRDNTDEFKEQLRAVRKRHSKTQAEIAKFLGVTQAAYSGWESGSSFPKSSSIKELAKYYNEDPSIFLSFINENDLEHTESVPILVKDDLDYCSSALLNMKLHQIKKNYNKSDAELDSTIRNKFFKPDFTTGKFKKVPSSSAVDFFYVVPDDSMETTIVKGSLVSISHAVFMGGSDEQKFSRANNKVVLLSIKDGPVMLRRVFFEGDLVTLIASNPNYASRSFPLERNEGVISSITDKGRFSSSNDNKSIMTANSITLLGIAKEMIVDLS, from the coding sequence ATGAACTTTAAAGATTCCGAATTATTTGTCTCTAAGTTGTTGAAAGTAAGACCTAACACTAACTTTGAAGATGAAGACGATTTAGAAGCCGCTTTTTTCATTTGTATTCGTGATAATACTGATGAATTTAAGGAGCAGTTACGTGCTGTACGAAAGCGACACTCCAAGACACAAGCGGAGATTGCTAAGTTTTTGGGGGTTACTCAGGCTGCTTATTCTGGATGGGAATCTGGTTCAAGTTTTCCTAAATCTTCATCAATTAAAGAATTAGCTAAGTACTATAACGAAGATCCGTCTATATTTCTAAGCTTTATAAATGAGAATGATCTTGAACACACAGAATCTGTACCAATCCTGGTTAAAGACGATCTTGATTACTGTTCTTCAGCTCTGTTGAACATGAAGCTGCACCAGATAAAGAAAAACTATAATAAATCTGATGCTGAACTGGATAGTACTATTCGTAATAAGTTTTTTAAACCTGATTTTACTACTGGTAAATTCAAGAAGGTCCCTTCAAGCTCTGCTGTTGATTTTTTCTATGTGGTTCCGGATGATTCGATGGAAACAACTATAGTAAAAGGCAGTCTGGTATCTATTAGTCATGCTGTGTTTATGGGCGGTAGCGATGAACAGAAGTTTTCTCGTGCTAATAACAAGGTGGTCTTATTAAGTATAAAAGATGGCCCTGTTATGCTAAGACGCGTTTTTTTTGAAGGAGATCTTGTTACTTTAATCGCATCGAATCCAAACTACGCCTCCAGATCATTTCCTTTAGAAAGAAATGAAGGTGTTATTAGTTCAATTACTGACAAGGGAAGATTCTCTTCGTCTAATGACAATAAATCAATCATGACAGCGAATTCTATTACTCTTTTGGGAATTGCAAAGGAAATGATTGTAGATTTGTCTTAA
- a CDS encoding helix-turn-helix domain-containing protein, with amino-acid sequence MTDLEELTNELLQDKEFKKEYESLQPEMEITKALMKARHDAGLTQKELSVKSGISQADISRLENGTRNPSVALLRKLADAMGRTLKIEFVPKVNI; translated from the coding sequence ATGACTGACTTGGAAGAATTAACAAATGAACTTTTACAAGATAAAGAGTTCAAAAAAGAATACGAATCTCTCCAGCCAGAAATGGAGATAACAAAAGCTTTAATGAAGGCTAGACATGATGCCGGCCTAACACAGAAAGAACTATCTGTAAAATCAGGCATTAGTCAGGCAGATATTTCTAGATTAGAGAATGGAACAAGAAACCCAAGCGTTGCTTTACTTAGAAAACTAGCTGATGCCATGGGAAGAACACTTAAGATTGAATTTGTACCAAAGGTTAATATTTAA
- a CDS encoding type II toxin-antitoxin system RelE/ParE family toxin, with product MKYRIYFFKEADGTKPLAQFIKTLDLKLKAKVVTDLHLLEELGNLAREPLSKPLDDGIFELRTIEGGNIVRILYFFDRDKIIVATNGFVKKTRKTPPNEIALAKERRQIYFSTRERYIND from the coding sequence ATGAAGTATAGAATTTATTTTTTTAAAGAAGCTGATGGAACAAAACCATTAGCACAGTTTATTAAGACATTGGATCTTAAACTTAAGGCAAAAGTAGTAACAGACCTCCATCTTTTAGAGGAACTTGGTAATCTAGCAAGAGAACCTTTAAGTAAACCTCTCGATGATGGTATTTTTGAACTAAGAACAATCGAAGGCGGAAATATAGTAAGAATTCTATATTTCTTTGACAGAGACAAAATCATAGTTGCAACAAATGGTTTTGTAAAAAAAACGAGAAAAACTCCGCCTAATGAAATTGCTTTGGCAAAAGAAAGAAGACAAATTTATTTTTCAACAAGAGAGCGATATATAAATGACTGA
- a CDS encoding IS1634 family transposase, whose translation MNSLIKKLPNIYYQTISSRGVTYVKSFDENKWLPEKKYAIKTNTRTIGKINSGNGAGLILFEESFLKSRPEYKDIAIVRYYDEEQKKWELRIEEDHSSEIITSLKVNSKHEVTDVISVGTYLLFTKLIEKDTLLESLKSVFPDTYKQLLSLAYYCLDECDFKSNRYALYAQEHKLPYQVPLTPTAITRLFQSVTEADELNFFSHYFESLYQANGTSRRRFWALDSTSISTYSKYLDAKFSHNKQEENIPQINIVLLTDQKTGRPLYYSRFNGSIPDISTVSFTFDNLLHIGARSFVAVMDRGYYSNDNLNEILSCGYHFLICVPLDKVDTFKDVLLEAAQAFICGDKYESAIEENVFTKKIVYEYKNKGKKLKKDLFVHVFYDQERAGAVTKHIQKRRVEVMKMLKEHMTLDGNNQSFAKKYLIQEEDGLIRINNEAFQEANSKAGIFVCVSDCIGEGKQAFYGYKDRRTVEDCFNDLKVKMSCDRFNTSSEESLPGKCFVEFIALSLHMRIEYLLRKMKENGVKLPHHSVRTILRDLQGIKTVEFGDGYSAVKTISRTQKETLKLFHVPEPVSQYRKNIAVPNMIKHARKPH comes from the coding sequence ATGAATAGTTTAATTAAGAAACTCCCAAATATCTACTACCAGACTATATCCAGCAGGGGGGTGACCTACGTAAAATCATTTGATGAGAATAAATGGCTCCCTGAAAAGAAATATGCAATTAAGACCAATACCAGAACCATTGGCAAAATCAACAGTGGCAACGGTGCTGGGCTGATTTTGTTTGAGGAAAGCTTCTTAAAATCCCGTCCTGAATACAAGGATATTGCTATAGTCAGATATTACGATGAGGAACAAAAGAAGTGGGAGTTAAGGATTGAGGAAGATCATTCAAGTGAGATTATTACCAGTCTCAAGGTGAACTCCAAGCATGAAGTAACTGATGTTATCTCTGTTGGGACCTATCTTCTCTTCACAAAGCTTATTGAAAAAGATACTCTGCTCGAATCTCTTAAGAGTGTATTTCCTGACACCTATAAACAGTTACTTTCTCTTGCATATTACTGTCTTGATGAATGTGACTTTAAGAGCAACCGTTATGCCCTTTATGCACAAGAGCACAAGCTACCATATCAGGTACCTTTAACGCCAACAGCAATCACCCGCCTATTCCAAAGTGTTACCGAGGCGGATGAACTCAACTTTTTTTCACATTATTTTGAGTCTCTCTACCAAGCCAACGGCACTTCAAGACGCAGGTTCTGGGCTTTAGACTCTACTTCTATCAGTACCTACTCAAAGTATCTTGATGCAAAGTTCAGTCACAATAAACAGGAAGAGAACATTCCTCAAATCAACATTGTTCTGCTGACAGACCAAAAGACTGGCAGACCACTTTACTACAGCAGATTCAATGGTTCTATCCCAGATATCTCCACGGTAAGCTTTACCTTTGATAATCTGCTGCACATAGGAGCTCGTTCTTTTGTTGCGGTTATGGACAGAGGCTACTACAGTAACGACAATTTGAATGAAATTTTATCCTGTGGTTATCACTTTCTGATCTGCGTACCCTTAGATAAGGTTGATACATTTAAAGATGTCCTGCTTGAGGCAGCTCAGGCCTTTATATGTGGAGATAAATACGAATCAGCAATTGAGGAGAATGTATTCACAAAGAAAATCGTCTATGAATATAAGAACAAAGGAAAAAAGCTTAAAAAGGATTTATTTGTTCATGTGTTCTACGACCAGGAGAGGGCCGGAGCTGTTACCAAGCATATTCAGAAACGTCGTGTTGAAGTTATGAAAATGCTCAAAGAGCATATGACACTGGATGGAAACAATCAGAGTTTTGCAAAAAAGTATTTGATACAGGAAGAAGACGGCTTAATCAGAATCAATAATGAAGCATTTCAGGAAGCAAACTCAAAAGCAGGCATCTTTGTCTGCGTATCTGACTGTATTGGTGAGGGCAAACAGGCTTTCTACGGTTATAAGGACAGAAGGACTGTTGAGGACTGCTTTAATGATCTGAAGGTAAAGATGAGCTGCGACAGATTCAATACTTCATCTGAAGAAAGTCTGCCAGGAAAGTGCTTCGTTGAGTTTATTGCACTTAGCCTTCATATGAGAATTGAATACCTGCTAAGAAAAATGAAAGAAAACGGCGTTAAGCTTCCTCATCATTCGGTACGAACAATTCTAAGGGATTTACAGGGAATAAAGACAGTCGAGTTCGGAGACGGGTATAGCGCAGTAAAGACAATATCCAGGACACAGAAGGAAACTTTAAAGCTGTTTCATGTACCTGAGCCTGTATCTCAGTATAGAAAGAATATTGCTGTACCAAACATGATTAAACATGCCCGTAAGCCACATTAA
- a CDS encoding RNA-binding domain-containing protein, with the protein MNKLENIVKNLIDRESEEEWFEFKENWYSAKDIGDYISSLSNAAAMSGKEFGYLIWGVNNDTHELTGTTFNPHRDVKNEPLEHYLARLVTPDIGFYFKEIKIDGHRLVILVIPAATKVPTAFDGVRYLRIGSSKVNLLKFPERESQLFSVLRFGLPTVSNTASEYQDLTFRKLFLYYEDKGIVLNKDTFEKNLGLKTKDGAYNILAQLVSDDSHIPVRVTIFRGKDKASPLYSVREFGNNCIFFSLDKVLEYADVINILQADESNRIVDRKEVRLFDINAFREAIINAFVHNLWVDGNAPMITIFSDRIEILSRGTLAPNQTKEGFYKGESIPVNQALSDMFLQLHISERSGRGVPKITKIYGEKAFEFRDNSIVVNIPFNRISDSLVNQLENNSIDQKTKLNETQKKILDAIRDNPNLTQEALASIIGVANSTIEKNIRILKTSKVIDRSGSKRNGYWTIL; encoded by the coding sequence ATGAATAAATTAGAAAATATTGTAAAAAATTTGATAGATAGAGAATCAGAGGAAGAATGGTTCGAATTTAAAGAAAATTGGTATAGTGCCAAGGATATTGGAGACTATATATCATCTCTTTCTAATGCAGCCGCCATGTCAGGTAAAGAATTCGGTTATCTCATATGGGGAGTTAATAACGATACTCATGAATTGACAGGAACAACCTTTAACCCTCATAGAGATGTAAAGAATGAACCATTGGAGCATTATCTAGCTAGATTAGTTACTCCAGATATTGGATTTTATTTTAAAGAAATAAAAATCGATGGACACAGACTTGTTATTCTTGTAATACCAGCAGCAACAAAAGTTCCTACAGCATTTGATGGAGTTAGGTATCTAAGAATAGGATCATCTAAGGTAAACTTGCTTAAGTTTCCTGAAAGAGAGTCTCAGCTTTTCTCGGTATTAAGGTTTGGTCTTCCAACAGTTTCCAACACTGCCTCTGAATATCAAGATTTAACATTTAGAAAACTGTTTCTGTACTATGAAGACAAAGGTATTGTCTTAAATAAAGATACCTTTGAAAAAAATCTTGGTCTTAAAACAAAAGACGGAGCATACAATATTCTGGCTCAGCTTGTATCTGATGATTCACATATTCCAGTAAGAGTAACAATATTTCGCGGAAAAGATAAGGCATCACCTTTATATTCCGTTCGAGAATTCGGCAATAACTGTATTTTTTTCTCATTGGATAAAGTTCTTGAATACGCAGACGTGATAAATATTCTTCAGGCAGATGAATCTAATCGTATTGTAGACAGAAAGGAAGTTAGGCTTTTTGATATCAATGCCTTTAGAGAAGCAATTATCAATGCTTTCGTCCACAATCTCTGGGTAGATGGCAATGCTCCAATGATAACAATATTTAGTGACAGAATTGAGATCCTTTCAAGAGGAACCCTTGCTCCCAATCAGACGAAAGAAGGTTTTTATAAAGGAGAATCAATTCCTGTCAACCAGGCCTTATCAGATATGTTTCTTCAGCTTCATATTAGTGAACGCTCTGGCAGAGGCGTACCAAAGATCACTAAGATTTATGGAGAGAAAGCTTTTGAGTTCCGTGACAACTCTATTGTTGTGAATATTCCTTTTAATAGGATCTCTGACTCACTAGTTAATCAATTAGAAAATAATTCAATTGATCAGAAAACTAAACTTAATGAAACTCAGAAAAAAATTCTTGATGCTATAAGAGATAATCCTAATCTTACCCAAGAGGCTCTTGCATCGATAATTGGAGTTGCAAATTCAACTATTGAAAAAAATATTAGGATACTAAAGACTAGTAAAGTTATTGATCGTTCTGGATCAAAAAGAAACGGATATTGGACGATTCTCTAG
- the tnpB gene encoding IS66 family insertion sequence element accessory protein TnpB, whose protein sequence is MISFKKRIIVVREPISGLLGIHSLYGLVKSKIAFTQGESLYVVFFTKNHRRLKVLHIDAAGVDLTTRFLFKGIFMSDTSTDDYREINVEALQRLLFDGTLPDTPWQNPLAQVMFMRNEILTS, encoded by the coding sequence ATGATTTCATTCAAAAAAAGGATAATTGTTGTCAGAGAACCAATCTCCGGGCTTTTAGGAATTCACAGCCTGTATGGACTTGTCAAAAGCAAAATCGCCTTTACGCAGGGGGAATCTTTGTATGTTGTCTTTTTTACCAAAAATCATAGACGTCTCAAGGTGTTGCACATAGATGCTGCAGGTGTAGATTTAACCACAAGATTTCTTTTCAAAGGAATATTCATGTCAGACACCAGTACCGATGACTATAGAGAAATAAATGTCGAAGCACTGCAGAGACTGCTGTTTGACGGAACATTACCAGATACCCCCTGGCAGAATCCACTGGCTCAAGTTATGTTCATGCGAAATGAAATATTAACAAGTTGA
- a CDS encoding ISAs1 family transposase — protein MDGEFNISAKLEELACSSNRFSSPVKPQIDYEQEYIEIFRAFGLSEFEIEDQLDKWELSKLKAERFYKRNPKYRIIHEILDGIYADVAHVDPRDQELISYNIAVVLFVVLLAGVSNCNDDAEIAEFWFFNNMELQHLVPGMPSPKHMISDETVRTIRKLVPEDVMHAIFTKYFNKVKVSIADMIKNKDYDSQNYRKTLGGDGQELRATYREGSFSRKKKGGHGVSIYDCDSQEVVGFKTVHRKNQEVQAFIDILDKITIDEDAIFYADALNLRDILISYLDFRNIDWFFPVKENNGNKDLRDVIVKAFNDNSDNSEVFSHESLEKISGRIEETSIKMMSADVLSEEIRSQYGKAATIVIVTRKTSKYCARNTNPDEQPRPTTTQRYYISSLKPTHENFRQLVHSIGVRWYFETHHNTLDSFFLQDKQALCDKDNINVTVAKNKILYNVTSYARQRLSQEGFRRTKFRTESSEKRKPLSFKMTRQALASDIYLAFKIITDYFIEEL, from the coding sequence ATGGATGGCGAATTCAATATATCCGCAAAATTAGAGGAACTTGCCTGTTCTTCTAATCGCTTTTCATCTCCTGTTAAGCCTCAAATCGATTATGAACAGGAATATATCGAGATATTCAGAGCCTTCGGCTTAAGTGAATTCGAAATTGAAGATCAGCTCGATAAATGGGAACTCTCCAAGCTAAAGGCTGAACGTTTCTATAAGCGTAATCCTAAATATCGAATTATTCACGAGATCCTTGATGGTATTTATGCCGATGTAGCCCATGTTGATCCCCGTGATCAGGAACTCATCTCTTATAACATCGCAGTTGTGCTCTTTGTTGTTTTACTAGCAGGAGTCAGTAACTGCAATGATGATGCTGAGATTGCTGAATTCTGGTTTTTCAACAATATGGAGCTGCAGCACCTTGTTCCGGGAATGCCTTCACCAAAACACATGATCTCCGATGAAACAGTGCGAACCATTCGCAAACTTGTTCCTGAGGATGTTATGCACGCAATCTTTACGAAGTACTTCAATAAAGTAAAAGTAAGCATAGCAGATATGATTAAGAACAAGGACTATGACTCCCAGAACTATAGAAAGACTCTGGGAGGAGATGGTCAGGAACTGAGAGCTACCTATAGAGAAGGCTCCTTCAGCCGCAAGAAGAAAGGCGGACACGGAGTCAGCATCTATGACTGTGACAGTCAGGAGGTTGTTGGCTTTAAGACAGTGCATAGGAAGAATCAGGAAGTGCAGGCCTTCATTGATATTCTGGACAAAATCACCATCGATGAAGATGCCATCTTCTACGCAGATGCCCTAAATCTCAGAGATATCCTCATAAGCTATCTTGATTTCAGAAACATAGACTGGTTCTTTCCTGTCAAAGAAAACAATGGCAACAAAGACCTGAGAGATGTTATCGTAAAAGCATTTAATGATAATTCTGATAACAGCGAGGTATTCTCTCATGAGTCTCTGGAAAAGATATCAGGACGCATAGAGGAAACCTCTATTAAGATGATGAGTGCAGACGTACTGTCTGAGGAAATTAGAAGTCAGTACGGTAAAGCAGCCACTATCGTCATTGTTACCAGGAAGACATCTAAATACTGTGCAAGAAATACTAATCCTGATGAACAGCCAAGGCCTACAACTACACAGAGGTATTACATTTCCTCTCTAAAGCCAACTCATGAGAACTTCCGTCAGCTGGTTCATTCAATAGGTGTACGATGGTATTTCGAGACTCATCATAATACTCTGGACAGCTTTTTCCTTCAGGATAAACAGGCTTTATGCGATAAGGATAATATCAATGTCACCGTTGCCAAGAACAAAATTCTTTACAATGTCACCTCCTACGCAAGACAGAGACTGTCTCAGGAGGGCTTTAGAAGAACGAAATTCCGAACAGAAAGTTCTGAAAAACGAAAACCTCTGTCCTTCAAAATGACACGTCAGGCCCTGGCAAGTGATATCTACCTGGCATTTAAGATAATCACAGACTACTTCATAGAAGAACTATAA